Sequence from the Papaver somniferum cultivar HN1 unplaced genomic scaffold, ASM357369v1 unplaced-scaffold_150, whole genome shotgun sequence genome:
TTCGTCTCGGAAAAGGACTCTATATCGGGAGGAAAGTCCTTATGAAGATTACGAGGAAGAGGAGGAGCGAGGATTGCAGAAAATAAGGCTGCTAGAAGGATATGACCGGGAAAGGGATCTAAGGAGGATGCTAGTGGAGGCGAGAGATGAAAATCATAAGCTAAGATACGAAGAAGAAAGGAGGCGCGAGGATGAAAGAAAACGCAAAGGGCGAGAAAGAGATGTTGGTGAATCAGCAAGAAGGATTATGGACCACGAAATCTTACATGAGCTACGAAGATTGAGAATTCAGATGGGAAATTTGCAAAAGCAAGATAAGTTGCAACGGATGGAGGAAAAGGTCATGTTGACCGCTATGATTCATGCAGGGATGAAAGCAACGCCAGGAGGGGAGATGAGGCGGGTTGACCGAAAGCAGGAAAAGTCATTGCGAAAGGATCGAAAGCCACGAAGTGATAAAGCCAGAGGATACCAGCCGAAGAACTTAAAGCCAACGAAGCAGGGAGTAGACGTATGGATAGAGTTAGAACTCCCAAAGCTTAACACAACTGTGGAAAGGATATGGGAGAAAGTGATACTGACTGAGGAAATTCCGGTGCCACCAAATTTGGGAAGAGAATCAACTCCTGGGAATAAAAATCATGAGTTCTGCATATATCATAGTTTTCACGGACATCATACAAACAATTGCAGGAGCGTCAGGAAGACCTTACTTTACCTCTTGGAACAAGGGAAACTCGCACATTACATAGAGTATCGggaattaccaccaccaccgccacattATTACAATGGGGACCTGACATAACAACACCAAGTCAAAGAAGACTAGGGAGGAAAGCCGTTTGGTTGCAATTTTGTAGTACATTCGAAGGAAGATTACCTCAACTTCCAGGATAACATGCTCTCAAGGATATACAAGGTGGACTATGAAGGGAACGAGATATTGCAAGTGGAAAAGAAAGAGCCGCTAGAAGAATGGGAAAAGAGAGACATATCATTTTCAGCACAGGATGCACCAGAAGGAGGAATTCAACATATGGATTCATTGGTCATCACCTTAACCGTTTGTAAACATGCATTAGAAGAAAAAATCCTACATAGTAAAGGAAGAGCGTGGGCTGTGGACAAGGTCTTGTAGACATGGTGAGTTCAGTAGATGTCCTCTTCTATTATACGTTCAAAGCTTTGGGGTACGAGGATTCTGACATGGAGCCTTCGGCATATACACTATACGGATTCAATGGGGTGGCGACGAAACCAAAAGGCGAGATACGTGTGAGGATCTTCGTAGGAGAATTAGAGACAACGGTTACCGTTTGCGTGGTGGACGTGGAGTCACCATATAACGCCCTCATGGGAAGACCGTGGATCCATGCGATAAAAGGATTCGCATCAACTTACCATCAATTGTTGCGATTTCCCATGCCCAGTGGGATCGGAGAAATACGTGGAAATAGCGTGGACGCGGAGGAATGCAACGAGAAggatattgagaattattaaggaagattgaaaaggaaaaaggaatgaaaGAGAAAAATACTTGAGTTGAAAAAGGAGGAAGATCTGAGGGTATACATGGCAAGAGCTAAAGAAGGATAGACAATACCCAACAAGATACCCGAAGAGGAGGGAGAGCTTGTGAAACCAATAAAGGAACCAACACCACTAGGAGAACCGGTCTTGAACTTTGCCGCGGTGGAACCAAGAAAGGACATAAACTTGGGGAGTGACGATGAACCCAAGATCCTAAAAATTGGGAGGAaaatggaagaaaaagaagaggcgAGGCCAGTTGAATTGGTAAAAGAATATGGTGACATATTTGCGCGGAGCATGGAGGAAATGCCGGGAATTTATCCACGAGTGGCATGCCATAGACTGGAGCTAGACCCGACAATGAAGCCGATAAGACAACGAATAAGGAAGATTGCAACGacttatcatgagaaaattgataAAGAACTTTAGAAGATGATGGATTCAGGAATCATAAGGATATCGAAGTATCCAGATTGGATTGCGAACATGGTTATCGTGCCCAAAAAGAACGGTGGTATAAGAATATGTATTGATTTTAGCGACCTGAATACTTCATGCCCCAAAGATAGCTTTCCATTGCCAAAAATCCCACAGATGGTAGAATCGGCATCTGGATACAAAAGGTTGTCATCCATGGATGGATATTGTGGATACAATCAAATACCGTTGGCCGAGGAAGAATAGGAACACACAACTTTCTTCGTTCCCAGAGGGTTGTATTGCTTCACAAGA
This genomic interval carries:
- the LOC113336048 gene encoding uncharacterized protein LOC113336048; amino-acid sequence: MVSSVDVLFYYTFKALGYEDSDMEPSAYTLYGFNGVATKPKGEIRVRIFVGELETTVTVCVVDVESPYNALMGRPWIHAIKGFASTYHQLLRFPMPSGIGEIRGNSVDAEECNEKDIENY